The following are from one region of the Sandaracinus amylolyticus genome:
- a CDS encoding serine/threonine-protein kinase codes for MLGPERRIPDLPRPPARVDRYELVAEVAQGGMAMVYAARRRDLHGFDKLLALKLLLPHLAREDRFVDMFRDELRIAARIQHANVVQVFDVGEHDGMPFMVMEYLRGRSFANVLQRCEERREDVPRELVIAVIVAVAEGLHAAHEAKSADGERLGVVHRDVSPQNVHLGFDGQIKVVDFGIAEARGRLTSTRTGEVKGKMAYLAPEQIHRERPIDRRTDLWALGVMAWEALAGRRLFRADTDATTMWNVMHAPIPDLRAVAPDVPEVVADQVMACLERDMDLRPSSAAELVGALDAPDGWRVAQVASWTSALFADEKTHEEEALANVLASPPVVLADAPIARPRRAGMGLVAAALVVVGAGGIAAWAALSSDARGEAPTAVIATPPVSAPATTTPPVVAPHEEPAAAVAEPEPVVADPPRARRARSARSSVRARATESPPPATPPPPPRPSSARAEQLLGNPY; via the coding sequence ATGCTCGGGCCGGAGCGGCGAATCCCCGATCTCCCTCGCCCGCCCGCGCGCGTCGATCGCTACGAGCTGGTCGCGGAGGTCGCGCAGGGCGGCATGGCGATGGTGTACGCCGCGCGCCGCCGCGATCTCCACGGGTTCGACAAGCTGCTCGCGCTGAAGCTGCTGCTCCCACACCTCGCGCGCGAGGATCGCTTCGTCGACATGTTCCGCGACGAGCTGCGGATCGCGGCGCGCATCCAGCACGCGAACGTCGTGCAGGTGTTCGACGTCGGCGAGCACGACGGCATGCCCTTCATGGTCATGGAGTACCTGCGCGGACGCTCGTTCGCGAACGTGCTCCAGCGCTGCGAGGAGCGGCGCGAGGACGTGCCGCGGGAGCTGGTGATCGCGGTGATCGTCGCGGTGGCGGAGGGCCTCCACGCGGCGCACGAGGCGAAGAGCGCGGACGGCGAGCGGCTCGGCGTCGTGCACCGCGACGTGAGCCCGCAGAACGTGCACCTCGGGTTCGACGGGCAGATCAAGGTCGTCGACTTCGGCATCGCGGAGGCGCGCGGGCGGCTCACGTCGACGCGCACCGGCGAGGTGAAGGGGAAGATGGCGTACCTCGCGCCGGAGCAGATCCATCGCGAGCGACCGATCGATCGGCGCACCGATCTCTGGGCCCTCGGCGTGATGGCGTGGGAGGCGCTCGCCGGGCGTCGTCTCTTCCGCGCCGACACCGATGCGACGACGATGTGGAACGTGATGCACGCACCGATCCCCGATCTGCGCGCGGTCGCGCCCGACGTGCCCGAGGTGGTCGCGGATCAGGTGATGGCGTGCCTCGAGCGCGACATGGATCTGCGGCCGAGCTCGGCGGCGGAGCTGGTCGGCGCACTGGACGCCCCGGACGGCTGGCGGGTCGCGCAGGTCGCGTCGTGGACGTCGGCGCTCTTCGCAGACGAGAAGACGCACGAGGAAGAAGCGCTCGCGAACGTGCTCGCGAGCCCGCCGGTCGTGCTCGCGGACGCGCCGATCGCGAGGCCGCGTCGAGCGGGCATGGGGCTGGTCGCGGCGGCGCTGGTGGTGGTCGGCGCGGGCGGCATCGCGGCGTGGGCGGCGCTCTCGTCCGATGCGCGCGGAGAAGCGCCGACGGCGGTGATCGCGACGCCGCCCGTGAGCGCGCCCGCGACCACGACACCGCCGGTGGTCGCGCCGCACGAAGAGCCGGCCGCAGCCGTCGCGGAGCCCGAGCCGGTCGTGGCCGATCCACCGCGCGCCCGACGTGCACGCAGCGCGCGATCGTCGGTGCGAGCGCGCGCCACCGAGAGCCCGCCGCCCGCGACTCCGCCTCCTCCACCGCGCCCTTCATCGGCGCGCGCCGAGCAGCTGCTCGGCAATCCGTACTAA
- a CDS encoding sigma 54-dependent Fis family transcriptional regulator, whose translation MSEGKTVPTRRTGVPVRAVRVTVVSGPDAGRVCESHDEPITVGTADGSSLVLSDRAVSRYHLELRGRGDRILLTDLASTNGTMIGGALVEDASVALASGTTVRLGQTELRVDGGEVVLVDVPGNDGAGGIVGRTVVMRRLLDRVAGLATKDAPVLLLGESGTGKELLARALHEGTDGDASTRRDRPFVTVDCGAVPPSLFASELFGHERGAFTGADRAYPGALERADGGTLFLDEIGELPAELQASLLGVLERRRVRRVGGRDERPIDVRLVSATHRDLRADVNAGRFRLDLYYRIGVVVVHVPPLRERVEDIPLLVERFLRASGYEGEVSALFPPAVMRELRAHRWPGNVRELRNVVTAALAVGETPELVVSSERSDVPAGSDDDVIGRGLGLPYKEARKRLLDAFEVRYVRALLDKTGGNVRAAAREGEMDRSYLNDLIKRHGMRE comes from the coding sequence ATGAGCGAAGGGAAGACGGTCCCCACCCGACGCACCGGCGTGCCGGTGCGCGCGGTGCGCGTCACCGTGGTGTCGGGGCCCGACGCGGGCCGCGTGTGCGAGTCGCACGACGAGCCGATCACGGTGGGCACCGCCGACGGGAGCTCGCTCGTGCTCTCGGATCGCGCGGTGTCGCGCTACCACCTCGAGCTGCGCGGGCGCGGCGATCGGATCCTGCTGACCGACCTCGCGTCGACGAACGGCACGATGATCGGCGGCGCGCTGGTCGAGGATGCGTCGGTCGCGCTCGCGAGCGGCACGACGGTGCGGCTCGGACAGACCGAGCTGCGGGTCGACGGCGGCGAGGTCGTGCTCGTCGACGTGCCGGGCAACGATGGTGCGGGCGGGATCGTGGGGCGCACCGTGGTGATGCGGCGCCTGCTCGATCGCGTCGCGGGGCTCGCGACGAAGGACGCGCCGGTGCTGTTGCTCGGCGAGTCGGGCACCGGCAAGGAGCTGCTCGCGCGCGCGCTGCACGAAGGGACGGACGGCGATGCGAGCACGCGTCGCGATCGACCGTTCGTCACCGTCGACTGCGGCGCGGTGCCGCCCTCGCTCTTCGCGTCGGAGCTCTTCGGCCACGAGCGTGGCGCGTTCACCGGCGCGGATCGCGCGTATCCCGGCGCGCTCGAGCGCGCCGACGGAGGCACGCTCTTCCTCGACGAGATCGGTGAGCTGCCCGCGGAGCTGCAGGCCTCGCTGCTCGGGGTGCTGGAGCGACGTCGGGTGCGTCGCGTGGGCGGTCGCGACGAGCGTCCGATCGACGTGCGCCTGGTGTCGGCGACACATCGTGATCTGCGCGCCGACGTGAACGCGGGGCGATTCCGCCTCGATCTGTACTACCGCATCGGCGTGGTCGTGGTGCACGTGCCGCCGCTGCGCGAGCGCGTCGAGGACATCCCGCTGCTGGTCGAGCGCTTCCTGCGCGCGAGCGGGTACGAGGGCGAGGTGTCGGCGCTCTTCCCGCCGGCGGTGATGCGCGAGCTACGCGCGCATCGCTGGCCCGGCAACGTGCGCGAGCTGCGCAACGTCGTGACCGCGGCGCTCGCGGTGGGCGAGACGCCCGAGCTCGTCGTGTCGTCGGAGCGCAGCGATGTGCCGGCGGGCAGCGACGACGACGTGATCGGCCGGGGGCTCGGCCTGCCGTACAAAGAGGCGCGCAAGCGCCTGCTCGATGCGTTCGAGGTGCGCTACGTGCGCGCCCTGCTCGACAAGACGGGCGGCAACGTGCGCGCGGCGGCGCGCGAGGGCGAGATGGATCGCTCGTACCTGAACGATCTGATCAAGCGCCACGGCATGCGCGAGTGA
- a CDS encoding DUF1588 domain-containing protein, with the protein MKARALSLVALLLALAACRGGLLDGPAGPSGHDPRRPTDPTDPTDPGHAAVASVRRLSVHELRNSIATVFGVESDAIDRVPPDRRDFVFDRIAQSQTASAVHIEAFGALGRAVAESMITSGALSSRVPACPAEILPPAAASATTRYPGGGMALAPTWAVHTATSGRVYLQYPEEATLTVSHGFPSAGRYRFTAELDPNVAVNVVVSVDGRAITTWSLGPSSPPQTVELEHAGGTAILELRVTGLQSGLMYVDGASVEGPLDPGAARTAERRACAEGFVDTIAPLAWRRPLRVEDRARLLALYDEAGEFRDGFRMIVEAIVESPRHLYLVEIGEPVADREGHHALDDWELASRLSYLACESPPDAMLRADAARHALRDPEVLASHAARLFGSECAEATVVRFFEQWLGLDRLPEVNRDPTIYPEWNDDLRRALREDASRFFVEMVFRERAGLDALYTARRAWPSAQVAAIYGVESADGSEVALPEARAGLLTLPALMAVHAKPYETSPVHRGVFVVERLLCQHLPPPPAELDIVPPVFDPSATTRERWSRHSSDSSCSYCHRLIDPVGFAMEDFDAIGRHRTMEAGEPIDARGGAPALGVGDGSIEGTRALAEAIASSELAADCFARQWTRFGLGRLEDEGDEATITTVRDALRTSAIDAMVALTRTYAFTHRVEPITEGE; encoded by the coding sequence ATGAAGGCGCGTGCTCTCTCGCTCGTCGCGCTCCTGCTCGCGCTCGCCGCGTGCCGGGGCGGGCTGCTCGACGGTCCCGCGGGGCCGAGCGGTCACGACCCACGACGACCGACCGATCCCACGGATCCCACCGATCCCGGCCACGCTGCGGTCGCGTCGGTGCGACGGCTCTCGGTGCACGAGCTGCGCAATTCGATCGCGACGGTGTTCGGCGTCGAGAGCGACGCGATCGATCGTGTCCCGCCCGATCGTCGCGACTTCGTGTTCGATCGCATCGCGCAGTCGCAGACCGCGAGCGCGGTGCACATCGAGGCGTTCGGCGCGCTCGGTCGCGCCGTCGCGGAGTCGATGATCACCAGCGGCGCGCTCTCGTCGCGCGTGCCCGCGTGCCCGGCCGAGATCCTCCCGCCCGCCGCGGCGAGCGCGACCACGCGGTATCCGGGCGGCGGCATGGCGCTCGCGCCGACGTGGGCGGTGCACACCGCGACCAGTGGGCGCGTCTACCTGCAGTACCCCGAGGAGGCCACGCTCACCGTGAGCCACGGCTTCCCGAGCGCGGGGCGATATCGCTTCACCGCGGAGCTCGATCCGAACGTCGCGGTGAACGTGGTGGTGAGCGTCGACGGGCGCGCGATCACGACGTGGTCGCTCGGCCCCTCGTCGCCGCCGCAGACGGTCGAGCTCGAGCACGCGGGAGGCACTGCGATCCTTGAGCTGCGCGTCACCGGCCTGCAGTCGGGCCTGATGTACGTCGACGGCGCGAGCGTCGAGGGCCCGCTCGATCCCGGCGCGGCGCGCACTGCCGAGCGACGCGCGTGCGCCGAGGGCTTCGTCGACACGATCGCACCGCTCGCGTGGCGCCGTCCGCTGCGGGTCGAGGATCGCGCGCGCCTGCTCGCGCTCTACGACGAGGCCGGCGAGTTCCGCGATGGATTCCGCATGATCGTCGAGGCGATCGTCGAGAGCCCGCGACACCTCTACCTCGTGGAGATCGGCGAGCCGGTGGCCGATCGCGAAGGGCACCACGCGCTCGACGACTGGGAGCTCGCGTCGCGCCTCTCGTACCTCGCGTGCGAGTCGCCGCCCGATGCGATGCTGCGCGCCGACGCCGCGCGTCATGCGCTGCGCGACCCCGAGGTGCTCGCATCGCACGCGGCGCGGCTCTTCGGATCGGAGTGCGCAGAGGCGACGGTGGTGCGCTTCTTCGAGCAGTGGCTCGGCCTCGATCGACTGCCCGAGGTGAACCGCGATCCCACGATCTATCCCGAGTGGAACGACGATCTGCGGCGCGCGCTGCGCGAGGACGCGTCGCGCTTCTTCGTCGAGATGGTCTTCCGCGAGCGCGCCGGGCTCGACGCGCTCTACACCGCACGCCGCGCCTGGCCGAGCGCGCAGGTCGCGGCGATCTACGGCGTCGAGAGCGCCGATGGATCCGAGGTCGCGCTGCCCGAGGCACGCGCCGGCCTCCTCACGTTGCCCGCGCTGATGGCGGTGCACGCGAAGCCGTACGAGACGTCGCCGGTGCATCGCGGCGTGTTCGTGGTCGAGCGCCTGCTCTGCCAGCACCTGCCGCCCCCGCCCGCCGAGCTCGACATCGTGCCGCCGGTGTTCGATCCGAGCGCGACCACGCGCGAGCGCTGGTCGCGCCACTCGAGCGACTCGAGCTGCTCGTACTGCCATCGCCTGATCGATCCCGTCGGCTTCGCGATGGAGGACTTCGACGCGATCGGCCGGCACCGCACGATGGAAGCGGGCGAGCCGATCGACGCGCGCGGCGGCGCGCCGGCGCTGGGCGTCGGGGACGGATCGATCGAGGGCACGCGCGCGCTCGCCGAGGCGATCGCGTCGTCGGAGCTCGCCGCGGACTGCTTCGCGCGGCAGTGGACGCGCTTCGGGCTCGGTCGCCTCGAGGACGAGGGCGACGAAGCGACGATCACCACGGTGCGCGACGCGCTGCGCACGAGCGCGATCGACGCGATGGTCGCGCTCACGCGCACCTACGCGTTCACGCACCGCGTCGAGCCGATCACGGAGGGCGAGTGA
- a CDS encoding DUF1552 domain-containing protein, producing MRRMGRRIFATGAAGAAISLPLLPSLLTRAQPTPAPLRFVCIYTPNGQHPDQWLPTGGERDFVLSPVLAPLAPLRDRLLVMHGAQGSHNHQHGHAECLTGAPGAPDSFVPTGPSLDQLLAARSSRETAIPSLELAVGTDSNAASVISYAPGALPVPPVVDPRHAFDRLFLVANGDPAVLERLRAQRSSVLDGVIGEFAALEPSLSAAERRVLDAHLTALREQERRLSEPVMVDACELPAGPSAPSGGTFAMHDAVRHHADTIAAAFACDLTRVATLMIGPSGSIRRYAWAGVDEDFHEIAHGNAVNAYDKLLAINRWHGEMVAHLCARLDAIPEGEGTVLDHTIVFWTNELGLQPFGHARSSVPLVVAGGTDVLRTGRLLDLSGSHYHDVLLTLARVLGLDVDTFGTEGRTPISTVLV from the coding sequence ATGAGGAGAATGGGTCGGCGCATCTTCGCCACCGGCGCCGCGGGCGCCGCGATCAGCCTGCCGCTCTTGCCGAGCCTGCTCACGCGCGCCCAGCCGACGCCCGCGCCCCTGCGCTTCGTGTGCATCTACACGCCGAACGGGCAGCACCCCGACCAGTGGCTGCCGACCGGCGGCGAGCGCGACTTCGTGCTCTCGCCGGTGCTCGCGCCCCTCGCGCCGCTCCGCGATCGACTGCTCGTGATGCACGGCGCGCAGGGCTCCCACAACCACCAGCACGGCCACGCCGAGTGCCTCACCGGCGCCCCGGGCGCGCCCGACAGCTTCGTGCCCACCGGGCCGAGCCTCGATCAGCTGCTCGCGGCACGCTCGTCGCGCGAGACTGCGATCCCGTCGCTCGAGCTCGCGGTCGGCACCGACAGCAACGCGGCGAGCGTGATCAGCTACGCGCCCGGCGCGCTCCCGGTGCCCCCGGTCGTCGATCCGCGCCACGCGTTCGATCGTCTGTTCCTGGTCGCGAACGGCGATCCCGCGGTGCTCGAGCGCCTGCGCGCGCAGCGAAGCAGCGTGCTCGATGGCGTGATCGGAGAGTTCGCCGCGCTCGAGCCCTCGCTCTCGGCGGCCGAGCGACGCGTGCTCGACGCGCACCTCACCGCGCTGCGCGAGCAGGAGCGTCGCCTCTCCGAGCCGGTGATGGTCGATGCGTGCGAGCTCCCCGCGGGGCCGAGCGCGCCGAGCGGCGGCACGTTCGCGATGCACGACGCGGTGCGCCACCACGCCGACACGATCGCCGCGGCGTTCGCCTGCGATCTGACGCGCGTCGCGACCCTGATGATCGGCCCCTCGGGCAGCATCCGCCGTTACGCGTGGGCCGGCGTCGACGAGGACTTCCACGAGATCGCCCACGGCAACGCGGTGAACGCGTACGACAAGCTGCTGGCGATCAATCGCTGGCACGGCGAGATGGTCGCGCACCTCTGCGCGCGGCTCGACGCGATCCCCGAGGGCGAGGGGACGGTGCTCGATCACACGATCGTGTTCTGGACGAACGAGCTCGGGCTGCAGCCGTTCGGCCACGCGCGCAGCTCGGTCCCCCTGGTCGTCGCGGGCGGCACCGACGTGCTGCGCACCGGGCGATTGCTCGATCTGAGCGGCTCGCACTACCACGACGTCTTGCTCACGCTCGCGCGGGTGCTCGGCCTCGACGTCGACACGTTCGGCACCGAGGGTCGCACGCCGATCTCGACGGTGCTGGTCTGA
- a CDS encoding phosphatase PAP2 family protein: MDRDRFGWSLVELGERLAGFGVSMLTILVCYGASKIGTIAPYRLLPLTALDLAIPYWPWTVWIYGTATWAVFLAWAIVPSRLEARRLWTSIALASITCAAIFMVFPTTYPRTLYPTPDDGSLTAIELADLREADTAANCVPSLHVALAALMALSGISFPFRTTRVRRALAVLCVAWATLVALATLTVKQHYIVDVPSGALVGALAWWSARRLLHPHRAPFWARYGRPLALLTDADREAVAKLRRNVESHQWSLDEIAWPERPLRPISPLMERLLNEVVYIEEIARLNFELLRDGSHDEDLRALYDLFADEERRHAEALRRVITAHGGRILPPGLGNALVLSQFDRLDPRSDADVALVALSTPVFETFLDAGTIPFLRHHPEVKGALFDALEQRISRDEHAHLALNWIVSRHLARTSSPRRALRWLANPMIHRGIFAVPFMSLDVYALAYRLGFDFRSLLPAFTRLWRLHHRFSELASFPLWWLFRLFVACGVIATTTVLALHRANLVMGALWTTFSRVTRALAIALFGRDLLARRALPPAR; this comes from the coding sequence ATGGATCGCGATCGCTTCGGCTGGTCGCTCGTCGAGCTCGGCGAGCGGCTCGCGGGCTTCGGCGTGTCGATGCTGACGATCCTCGTCTGCTACGGCGCCTCGAAGATCGGCACGATCGCGCCGTATCGCCTGCTCCCGCTCACCGCGCTCGATCTCGCGATCCCCTACTGGCCCTGGACCGTGTGGATCTACGGCACCGCGACGTGGGCGGTCTTCCTCGCGTGGGCGATCGTGCCGAGCCGTCTCGAAGCGCGTCGCCTCTGGACCTCGATCGCGCTCGCGTCGATCACGTGCGCCGCGATCTTCATGGTCTTCCCCACGACCTATCCGCGCACGCTCTACCCCACGCCCGACGACGGAAGCCTCACCGCGATCGAGCTCGCCGATCTGCGCGAGGCCGACACGGCGGCGAACTGCGTCCCCTCGCTCCACGTCGCGCTCGCCGCGCTGATGGCGCTCTCGGGCATCTCGTTCCCGTTCCGCACCACGCGCGTCCGCCGCGCGCTCGCGGTGCTGTGCGTTGCGTGGGCCACGCTGGTCGCGCTCGCGACGCTCACCGTGAAGCAGCACTACATCGTCGACGTGCCGAGCGGCGCGCTCGTCGGCGCACTCGCATGGTGGAGCGCGCGTCGTCTTCTCCATCCGCACCGCGCGCCCTTCTGGGCCCGCTACGGCCGACCGCTCGCGCTCCTCACCGACGCCGATCGCGAGGCCGTCGCGAAGCTGCGCCGCAACGTCGAGTCGCACCAGTGGTCGCTCGACGAGATCGCCTGGCCCGAGCGCCCGCTGCGCCCGATCTCGCCGCTGATGGAGCGCCTGCTCAACGAGGTCGTCTACATCGAGGAGATCGCGCGGCTCAACTTCGAGCTGCTGCGCGACGGCAGCCACGACGAGGATCTGCGCGCGCTCTACGACCTCTTCGCCGACGAGGAGCGCCGCCACGCCGAAGCGCTGCGTCGTGTGATCACCGCGCACGGCGGGCGCATCCTGCCGCCCGGCCTCGGCAACGCGCTCGTGCTCTCGCAGTTCGATCGCCTCGATCCCCGCAGCGACGCCGACGTCGCGCTGGTCGCGCTCTCGACGCCGGTGTTCGAGACCTTCCTCGACGCCGGCACGATCCCGTTCCTGCGCCACCACCCCGAGGTGAAGGGCGCGCTCTTCGACGCGCTCGAGCAGCGCATCTCGCGCGACGAGCACGCGCACCTCGCGCTCAACTGGATCGTCAGCCGCCACCTCGCGCGCACCTCGAGCCCGCGGCGCGCGCTCCGCTGGCTCGCGAATCCGATGATCCATCGCGGCATCTTCGCGGTGCCCTTCATGTCGCTCGACGTCTACGCACTCGCGTACCGGCTCGGCTTCGACTTCCGCTCGCTCCTGCCCGCGTTCACGCGCCTCTGGCGGCTGCATCACCGGTTCTCCGAGCTCGCGTCGTTCCCGCTGTGGTGGCTCTTCCGGCTCTTCGTCGCGTGCGGGGTGATCGCGACCACGACCGTGCTCGCGCTGCACCGCGCGAACCTCGTGATGGGCGCGCTCTGGACGACCTTCTCGCGGGTCACGCGTGCCCTTGCGATCGCGCTCTTCGGCCGCGACCTGCTCGCGCGCCGCGCGTTGCCTCCCGCACGCTGA
- a CDS encoding AAA family ATPase, whose protein sequence is MNPRPAAVYAPDAERAARVAAFRQQFDGVVANVARVIKGKDEIIRKVLLAMTAKGHVLLKDVPGTGKTMLARALAASIDCRFRRIQFTPDLLPMDITGTNVFNLRSKSFEFQPGPVFTNLLLADELNRATPKTQSALLEVMAEGTVTVEGTTHRMEPPFLAIATMNPLDHEGTYALPAAQMDRFTMQLSMGFPPPDAEVEMLDVHLAEDPPVEHLRPVVHREDFLAWQATVPRIFIAEQGKRYLVELANAIRADARALSPPSPRAVLMLARTSQAHAMSQGRDYVTPQDVQAIAADVLAHRMVVSGSDVAHGFVHEVLAKVPVP, encoded by the coding sequence ATGAATCCTCGTCCCGCCGCCGTCTACGCGCCCGATGCCGAGCGCGCCGCGCGCGTCGCTGCGTTCCGACAGCAGTTCGACGGCGTCGTCGCCAACGTCGCCCGCGTCATCAAGGGCAAGGACGAGATCATCCGGAAGGTCCTCCTCGCGATGACCGCCAAGGGCCACGTCCTCCTCAAGGACGTGCCCGGCACCGGCAAGACGATGCTCGCGCGCGCGCTCGCCGCGTCGATCGACTGCCGCTTCCGCCGCATCCAGTTCACGCCCGATCTCCTCCCGATGGACATCACGGGCACGAACGTCTTCAACCTCCGCAGCAAGAGCTTCGAGTTCCAGCCCGGTCCCGTCTTCACCAACCTCCTGCTCGCCGACGAGCTCAACCGCGCGACGCCGAAGACGCAGTCGGCGCTGCTCGAGGTGATGGCCGAGGGAACGGTCACGGTGGAGGGCACCACGCACCGCATGGAGCCGCCGTTCCTCGCGATCGCGACGATGAACCCGCTCGATCACGAGGGGACCTACGCGCTGCCCGCGGCGCAGATGGATCGCTTCACGATGCAGCTCTCGATGGGCTTTCCGCCGCCCGACGCGGAGGTCGAGATGCTCGACGTGCACCTCGCCGAAGATCCGCCGGTCGAGCACCTGCGCCCGGTCGTGCACCGCGAGGACTTCCTCGCGTGGCAGGCGACGGTGCCGCGCATCTTCATCGCGGAGCAGGGCAAGCGGTACCTGGTCGAGCTCGCGAACGCGATCCGCGCCGACGCGCGCGCTCTATCGCCGCCCTCGCCGCGCGCGGTGCTCATGCTCGCGCGCACCTCGCAGGCCCACGCGATGAGCCAGGGTCGCGACTACGTCACGCCGCAGGACGTGCAGGCGATCGCGGCCGACGTGCTCGCGCATCGCATGGTCGTCAGCGGGAGCGACGTCGCGCACGGCTTCGTGCACGAGGTGCTCGCGAAGGTCCCGGTGCCGTGA
- a CDS encoding DUF58 domain-containing protein, whose translation MSARPHPLISMAKVAFHLAGTFALPIVVGLVAALFLEVSQVAETAPTLLLFTVVFLFPVFLMQLVGIVRKTRIEVAQLRAERRERGEPIALGFERWMDVLARHAAVITPRGYSLLFAGLAFLVAALGFQWGDLGLVATMGLLLFYGVVGVTSFLSAFLVRGFAREAERRRANVRREMSPAVVLSGEPGEERFHLIGVPVPPGYHLLVEDVLPDELGTETRHVIGAGVRTQEAIVSGKLRRSPRGLYRLGPATIGYQDVLGLTRVSVAAVASCELKVLPRFRRLEIVEPPRSKHQTPDVVVRPHRFPQEDFFRFREYTRGDDTRRIHWKLSVRAGRLTLRMPESREQSVRNVVLVLDSFLPGRGTGDDAVGLADVLDALVETWVSLAAELVDRGDAVTLVAAVDDGRGGRRIESVSGRAPRTRWQDLGARARWQDRFDLPALLESVGPATDGVAVSARFDAPPPLPFQGQRFTWIYRKPEEALGPPEPGFWTVHLGGAGLGTQLLALIRLPFPVGSDENTLGARWRRYRFERARYDARQRLRARVRRGAQSVVAALIARGDAVYTLEPGPIAHRLVGVSSGAAGGVM comes from the coding sequence ATGAGCGCGCGCCCGCATCCGCTGATCTCGATGGCGAAGGTCGCGTTCCACCTCGCGGGGACCTTCGCGCTCCCGATCGTCGTGGGGCTCGTCGCTGCGCTCTTCCTCGAGGTCTCTCAGGTCGCGGAGACCGCGCCCACGCTCTTGCTGTTCACCGTCGTGTTCCTGTTCCCCGTCTTCCTGATGCAGCTCGTCGGCATCGTGCGGAAGACGCGCATCGAGGTCGCGCAGCTGCGCGCCGAGCGTCGGGAGCGAGGCGAGCCGATCGCGCTCGGCTTCGAGCGATGGATGGACGTGCTCGCGCGCCACGCCGCGGTGATCACGCCGCGCGGGTACTCGCTGCTCTTCGCCGGGCTCGCGTTCCTCGTCGCGGCGCTCGGCTTCCAGTGGGGCGATCTCGGGCTCGTCGCGACGATGGGCTTGCTCCTCTTCTACGGCGTGGTCGGCGTGACCTCGTTCCTCTCCGCGTTCCTCGTGCGTGGCTTCGCGCGCGAGGCCGAGCGACGTCGGGCGAACGTGCGCCGCGAGATGTCGCCCGCGGTCGTGCTCTCGGGCGAGCCCGGCGAAGAGCGCTTCCACCTGATCGGCGTGCCGGTGCCGCCCGGCTATCACCTGCTCGTCGAGGACGTGCTGCCCGACGAGCTCGGCACCGAGACGCGCCACGTGATCGGCGCCGGCGTGCGCACCCAGGAAGCGATCGTCAGCGGCAAGCTGCGCCGCAGCCCGCGCGGCCTCTATCGCCTCGGTCCCGCGACGATCGGCTACCAGGACGTGCTGGGCCTGACGCGCGTGTCGGTCGCCGCGGTCGCATCGTGTGAGCTCAAAGTACTTCCGCGCTTCCGGCGGCTCGAGATCGTCGAGCCACCGCGCAGCAAGCACCAGACGCCCGACGTCGTGGTGCGCCCGCATCGCTTCCCGCAGGAGGACTTCTTCCGGTTCCGCGAGTACACGCGCGGCGACGACACGCGACGCATCCACTGGAAGCTCTCGGTGCGCGCCGGACGGCTCACACTGCGCATGCCCGAGTCGCGCGAGCAGTCGGTGCGCAACGTGGTGCTGGTGCTCGACTCGTTCCTTCCCGGGCGCGGGACCGGCGACGACGCGGTGGGCCTCGCCGACGTGCTCGACGCGCTCGTCGAGACGTGGGTCTCGCTCGCGGCGGAGCTCGTCGATCGCGGCGACGCGGTGACGCTCGTCGCGGCGGTCGACGATGGTCGCGGCGGGCGGCGGATCGAGAGCGTGTCGGGCCGCGCGCCGCGCACGCGCTGGCAGGATCTCGGAGCGCGCGCGCGGTGGCAGGATCGTTTCGATCTGCCGGCGCTCCTCGAGAGCGTCGGGCCCGCGACCGACGGCGTCGCGGTCTCCGCGCGCTTCGATGCACCGCCGCCGCTGCCCTTCCAGGGCCAGCGCTTCACGTGGATCTATCGCAAGCCCGAGGAGGCGCTGGGCCCGCCCGAGCCCGGCTTCTGGACCGTCCATCTCGGCGGCGCGGGCCTCGGCACGCAGCTGCTCGCGTTGATCCGACTGCCCTTCCCGGTCGGCAGCGACGAGAACACGCTCGGTGCGCGCTGGCGTCGTTATCGGTTCGAGCGTGCACGCTACGACGCGCGGCAGCGGCTGCGCGCGCGGGTACGTCGCGGCGCGCAGAGCGTCGTCGCCGCGCTGATCGCGCGTGGGGACGCGGTGTACACGCTCGAGCCCGGGCCGATCGCGCATCGCCTCGTCGGCGTCTCGTCGGGAGCCGCCGGAGGTGTGATGTGA
- a CDS encoding Spx/MgsR family RNA polymerase-binding regulatory protein: MTTPLVLSYAGCGTCKKALKWLSDRSVAITLRPIVDQPPTPAELAKWIPASGLSVRKWLNTSGQSYRALGKEKIDATDDATITRWLSEDGKLVKRPVLVHGGKVLVGFKEEQYEALFPKR, from the coding sequence ATGACGACTCCGCTCGTGCTCTCGTACGCCGGCTGCGGCACTTGCAAGAAGGCGCTCAAGTGGCTCTCGGATCGCAGCGTCGCGATCACGCTGCGCCCGATCGTCGATCAGCCTCCGACGCCCGCCGAGCTCGCGAAGTGGATCCCCGCGAGCGGGCTCTCGGTGCGCAAGTGGCTCAACACCAGCGGTCAGAGCTATCGCGCGCTGGGCAAGGAGAAGATCGACGCCACGGACGACGCGACGATCACGCGCTGGCTCTCGGAGGACGGCAAGCTCGTGAAGCGCCCGGTGCTCGTCCACGGCGGCAAGGTGCTCGTCGGGTTCAAGGAAGAGCAGTACGAGGCGCTCTTCCCGAAGCGCTGA